One Brassica oleracea var. oleracea cultivar TO1000 chromosome C7, BOL, whole genome shotgun sequence genomic window carries:
- the LOC106304479 gene encoding xyloglucan endotransglucosylase/hydrolase protein 14-like, translating to MAVPASKKPLLLSFLWFGLFVAAASAGSFYDSFDITWGDGRADVYESGQLLTCTLDKVSGSGFQSKKEYLYGKIDMKLKLVAGNSAGTVTAYYLSSKGATWDEIDFEFLGNVTGQPYTIHTNVFTGGKGDREMQFRLWFDPTANFHTYTVHWNPLNIIFLVDGIPIRVFKNNEKNGVAYPTSQPMKIYSSLWEADDWATQGGRVKTDWSNAPFRAHYRNFDDKSSCSRTSNLTWVTCDGNKNSWMWTTLNNHQIGQMNWVQKEFLIYNYCTDYKRFPQGFAKECYL from the exons ATGGCGGTTCCCGCATCAAAAAAGCCTCTGTTGTTGTCTTTCCTCTGGTTTGGCTTATTTGTTGCCGCTGCATCTGCCGGAAGCTTCTACGACAGCTTTGATATCACTTGGGGAGATGGCCGTGCCGACGTATACGAGAGTGGGCAGCTTCTCACTTGCACTCTTGACAAGGTCTCCGGCTCAGGGTTTCAGTCCAAGAAGGAATACTTGTACGGTAAGATCGACATGAAGCTCAAGCTTGTCGCTGGAAACTCAGCTGGTACCGTAACCGCCTACTAC CTTTCGTCTAAAGGTGCGACATGGGATGAGATTGATTTTGAGTTCTTGGGAAATGTCACAGGACAGCCTTACACTATCCACACCAATGTCTTCACCGGAGGTAAAGGTGACCGCGAGATGCAGTTCCGCCTCTGGTTCGATCCCACCGCTAATTTCCACACCTACACCGTCCACTGGAACCCTCTTAACATCAT CTTTCTTGTGGATGGGATCCCAATTCGGGTGTTCAAGAACAACGAGAAAAATGGAGTGGCTTACCCTACGTCCCAACCCATGAAGATATACTCAAGCCTTTGGGAAGCTGATGACTGGGCCACGCAAGGCGGTCGCGTGAAGACCGACTGGAGCAACGCACCATTCAGAGCACATTACAGGAACTTCGACGACAAAAGCTCATGTAGCAGGACATCAAACTTGACATGGGTGACTTGTGACGGAAACAAAAACTCGTGGATGTGGACCACTCTCAATAACCACCAGATCGGACAGATGAACTGGGTGCAAAAAGAATTCCTGATCTACAACTATTGTACCGATTACAAGAGGTTCCCTCAGGGTTTTGCCAAGGAGTGTTACCTTTGA
- the LOC106302205 gene encoding probable mitochondrial chaperone BCS1-B, which produces MKEYWTSLASLLGVLAFCQTLMNSLFPPELRFAVTKHLNRLSQLFSSYCYFDITEIDGVNTNELYDAVQLYLTSSAVTSNRLSLTRATNSSSTTFALSNNDSIVDTFDSATVLWEHVVAQRQTQTFAWRPMPDEKRGFTLRVEKKDKRFILGSYLDHIMETANEIRRKNQDRLLYTNSRGGGGMDSRGLPWESVPFKHPSTFETLAMDPAKKRRIMEDLKDFAECESFYRKTGRAWKRGHLLYGPPGTGKSSMIAAMANYLGYDIYDLELAEVRSNSELRKLLMKTSSKSIIVIEDIDCSIELKNRSSKKKQSYYEPEMMLTGSGLGGDEGNGNTITLSGLLNFTDGLWSCCGSERIFVFTTNHIEKLDPALLRSGRMDMHIYMSYCTFASVKILLKNYLGYEEGDLSDDVLKELERVVDKAEITPADVSECLIKNRRDKERAVRELLEDMKRRVEKNEKNGKLRGLNGSLTVADDAEEQEKRALDSPYGEEEEIEDSICKNSED; this is translated from the coding sequence ATGAAAGAGTATTGGACCTCTCTAGCCTCCCTTCTCGGCGTTCTAGCCTTCTGCCAGACCCTCATGAACTCACTCTTCCCACCGGAGCTCCGTTTCGCCGTCACCAAACACTTAAACAGACTCTCCCAACTCTTCTCCTCTTACTGCTACTTCGACATAACGGAGATCGACGGCGTCAACACCAACGAGCTCTACGACGCCGTCCAGCTCTACCTAACCTCCTCCGCCGTCACCTCCAACCGTCTCAGCCTCACCCGCGCCACCAACTCCTCCTCCACCACATTCGCCCTCTCCAACAACGACTCCATCGTCGACACCTTCGACTCCGCCACCGTCCTCTGGGAACACGTCGTCGCGCAGAGACAAACTCAGACCTTCGCGTGGCGCCCAATGCCCGATGAGAAGCGCGGCTTCACGCTCCGCGTCGAGAAGAAAGACAAAAGATTTATCCTCGGCTCTTACTTGGACCACATCATGGAGACGGCTAACGAGATTCGCCGCAAGAATCAAGATCGGCTTCTTTACACGAACTCGCGCGGTGGTGGGGGTATGGACTCGAGGGGGCTCCCTTGGGAGTCTGTTCCCTTCAAGCATCCCAGCACGTTCGAGACGCTGGCGATGGACCCTGCGAAGAAGAGACGGATCATGGAGGATCTCAAAGACTTCGCCGAGTGTGAATCTTTTTACCGGAAGACCGGCCGGGCTTGGAAGAGAGGGCACTTGCTTTACGGGCCACCGGGAACAGGTAAATCAAGCATGATCGCAGCCATGGCTAACTATCTCGGCTACGACATTTACGATCTTGAGCTCGCCGAGGTGAGAAGCAACTCGGAGCTGAGGAAGCTGTTGATGAAGACGAGCTCGAAGTCGATAATTGTGATCGAGGATATAGACTGCTCGATCGAATTAAAGAACCGGAGCAGCAAGAAGAAACAGAGTTATTATGAACCGGAGATGATGTTAACCGGGTCCGGTTTAGGAGGCGATGAGGGGAATGGGAACACGATCACTTTGTCCGGTTTGTTGAACTTTACCGATGGGCTTTGGTCTTGTTGTGGAAGCGAGAGGATCTTTGTGTTCACGACCAATCACATTGAGAAGCTTGATCCTGCTTTGCTTAGAAGCGGGAGGATGGATATGCATATCTACATGAGTTACTGTACGTTTGCTTCGGTTAAGATCTTGTTGAAAAATTACTTGGGATACGAGGAAGGAGATTTAAGCGACGACGTTTTGAAGGAGCTTGAGAGGGTGGTGGATAAGGCGGAGATTACGCCCGCTGACGTAAGCGAGTGTCTTATTAAGAATCGGAGGGATAAAGAGAGGGCTGTGAGGGAGCTGTTGGAGGATATGAAAAGAAGGGTGGAGAAAAACGAGAAGAATGGGAAGTTAAGGGGTCTAAATGGGAGCTTGACCGTGGCTGATGACGCGGAGGAGCAGGAGAAGAGGGCTTTGGACAGTCCTTATGGAGAAGAAGAAGAGATTGAGGACAGCATTTGCAAGAATAGTGAAGATTAA
- the LOC106301338 gene encoding (DL)-glycerol-3-phosphatase 2 has product MLASPSRFAAQRISLRSSNTIPTSFIPPFPRGFPRRSVTKASARIVAAMPTTSVNAVGDAGRGSITHVIFDMDGLLLDTEKFYTEVQEKILARYNKTFDWSLKAKMMGRKAIEAATLFVEECGISDSLSPEAFIVERESMLQDLFPTSDLMPGASRLLRHLHGKGIPICVATGTHTRHFDLKTQRHRELFSLMHHIVRGDDPEVKQGKPAPDGFLAAARRFEDGPVDPRKALVFEDAPSGVMAAKNAGMNVIMVPDPRLDKSYCTVADQVLASLLDFKPEEWGLPPFEDSQN; this is encoded by the exons ATGTTAGCATCTCCAAGTAGATTCGCTGCTCAAAGAATCTCACTCCGATCTTCTAATACGATTCCGACGAGCTTCATTCCTCCCTTTCCCAGAGGTTTCCCGCGGAGATCAGTGACCAAAGCTTCAGCTCGAATCGTAGCAGCTATGCCAACCACTTCCGTCAACGCCGTCGGAGACGCCGGGAGAGGTTCGATCACTCACGTCATATTCGACATGGATGGTCTCCTTCTAG ACACTGAGAAGTTTTACACGGAGGTACAGGAGAAGATACTTGCGAGATACAACAAAACGTTTGATTGGTCTTTGAAAGCCAAGATGATGGGGAGGAAAGCGATAGAAGCTGCCACGCTTTTCGTTGAGGAATGTGGAATCAGTGACTCTCTTTCCCCTGAAGCTTTCATTGTAGAGAGAGAGTCTATGTTGCAAGACCTCTTCCCCACAAGTGACCTTATGCCAG GAGCTAGTAGACTTCTCAGACATCTCCATGGGAAAGGGATCCCAATTTGTGTGGCCACAGG TACACACACACGACATTTTGATCTGAAAACGCAAAGGCACCGGGAGCTTTTCTCATTGATGCATCACATAGTGCGTGGAGATGATCCAGAGGTGAAGCAAGGGAAGCCTGCGCCTGACGGTTTTCTTGCTGCAGCTAGGAGATTTGAG GACGGTCCTGTAGATCCACGTAAGGCTCTGGTGTTTGAAGATGCTCCTTCCGGAGTCATGGCAGCTAAAAACGCTGGAAT GAATGTGATAATGGTACCGGATCCAAGATTGGACAAGTCCTACTGTACCGTTGCGGATCAAGTTTTAGCCTCTCTGCTAGATTTCAAACCAGAGGAATGGGGCTTACCTCCCTTCGAGGATTCCCAAAACTAA